Genomic segment of Acidimicrobiales bacterium:
GCATCGGTATCGTCTACCTCAGCGAGCAACGCATGCCAAAACTGGGGTGAGGACTCCTGCACTCGCGCCGACGGATTCTTGGAGGCCAGAAACGCGGCGAGATGGCACATCTCAACCGGGGTCATCCACGGTCACCTTCTGCGCTGGGCAGACCGGTGGTGTAGCGGAGCGGTTGTACTGCCGGCCCATTTCACTGAACTCGTATCGGGCGGCATCACGGACGCACTGCAACTGGTCGGCCCGCCTCTCAAAGGCCCATCCCGCGCAACGGTGGTGGCCGCCCTCAACAGCCAAGGACCACGGCGCGGGATCGAGTGAGTCCTTGCTCCGAACAGCATCGCCGGTCATGGACGAGTCCCCTCGAGAGAGAGCATCCGGTGCAGGTCCAGCTCGCCGCGGCGCCAAGCCCGGCTGACCTCCTGAGTGCCGCCGGGTACGGGGCGGAGGCTGAACGAGCGCGGTCCGGAGGACGGTATGGTCACCAGTCCTTCGACGGTCTCCCCGGTACGGGGATCGATGACCGGGTCGGCGGAGGGATCCAGTTCTGACAAGAACTTCCGCTGCCAGCTGGGGCGGACCCGTACCTGCGTCTCGATCTCGCCGGGGTAACGGTCTGCCACCCAGGCCACGAAGGCGGCCTCATCGCCGACGACGGTCGCCGACTTGGGATCGATGAGCGTAACGGTGGCGATTGGTGTGCCGTCGGGAAGCGTCACCCGTATCGACTTAAGGCCCACTTCGTCCCGCGCCTCGCGCAGGCCGGCGAAAACCCGAAGGCGAGCGGCCTCGTACTCAGCGTCTATGACGTCGCGCAGCGCCCTGAGCACAGCGACCGTGGTGGCGTCTTCCTTCAAGCTCACGGTGCTACCTTGTCCTTCGCGCCCCGTGGCTTGTCTTCCTCGCTCTGTTGCCCGCTGTCGTCCTGGACCTGCCTCCTGCCCCTCTCCTCGTTACCCCGCTGTACGATCAGGTCCCTGAGCGTGATCGGCTTGTCGTTAGAGCCTAGGACGACAGCCTCGAGCCAGTTATGCCGCGATGCCTCCTGGTAGAGGGCACGCAGCTGCTCGTAGGTGACATCGGGAGCGGTCGCGGTGGCCATACAGTCGAAGACGCTCGGGACGGGTTTGCCGGCATTGAGCCAAGCAAGGACCGAGTCGGCGAATTCCGCACCGGGCTTGCGGATCACGAGCCCAGACAGCGGCTTTGCCCGGGACTTGGAAATTACCAGGACGTTTTCGTAGTCAAGGTCACCGACGATGTCGAACTCGTACTCGATGCCTTCCCGCTGCTCGGGTTTGAGCCCGATCTTGCGCGGCACCTTACGGCCACGCTCGTCGGTCTCCACCACGTAGTCGGTCTTGGTCCGCATGGTAACGATGACGTGGCCTGGGTAGGCGAGCAGCGCTTCGATCATCGCTCGTTCCATGGGGCGGACGTCTTTCCAGCCGGCAAAGCTGTTCCCCGCGCCGGCACGCCTCGCGGCGTTGTCGACCTGCTCGAGCATTCCGCCGGCGCCGGACCAGAAGTGCGAAAGGGAGTCGACGATCACCACCTCGTAACCTCCGTGGGCGGCCACGGCGAGCGCGTCGACGAGCGCCGTCGGCTCGAACGTCGCGAACTGCAGCGTGTCGAAGGCGAACTCGTCGGCGTACTTGGAGGCACTGCCGTGCTCGGTGTCGATCACAGCGACCCGGTCGGCCAGCCTGGTGCCGATGAGCAGCGCGGTGTAGGTCTTGCCAGACCCGGTAGGCCCAGTGAGCGCGATACGGGCCTTGGCCTGCTCCTTGGTGGCGGTTCTGAAGGTGAGCTGAGTCATCCGCCTTTCCCTCCGTGATGTCCCGGGTGCGCGGTCGGGAAGGAGCCGATGGCAGGCACGGCATCACCGCTGGTTTCGATCCAGACCCCGCACACGTGTTCGAGATCCCTACTGTAGGGACAGATAGGGATATAT
This window contains:
- a CDS encoding ATP-binding protein; amino-acid sequence: MTQLTFRTATKEQAKARIALTGPTGSGKTYTALLIGTRLADRVAVIDTEHGSASKYADEFAFDTLQFATFEPTALVDALAVAAHGGYEVVIVDSLSHFWSGAGGMLEQVDNAARRAGAGNSFAGWKDVRPMERAMIEALLAYPGHVIVTMRTKTDYVVETDERGRKVPRKIGLKPEQREGIEYEFDIVGDLDYENVLVISKSRAKPLSGLVIRKPGAEFADSVLAWLNAGKPVPSVFDCMATATAPDVTYEQLRALYQEASRHNWLEAVVLGSNDKPITLRDLIVQRGNEERGRRQVQDDSGQQSEEDKPRGAKDKVAP